The Williamsia sp. DF01-3 genome has a window encoding:
- a CDS encoding amidase, whose product MRFDEYQDFDALGLAQLVKDGDVTAGELLDIAQQRAHEVNPQINAIVRFMNSQAEDHVVDERAGPFSGVPFLIKDLAQDYRGLPSSSGSRSLANVLASEHSTVVQRWLDAGLVIFGKTNTPEFGARGITEPELFGPARNPWDLTRTPGGSSGGSAAAVAAGIVPVAGANDGGGSIRIPAACCGLVGLKPGRGLLPMGPAIGEAMHGAAAQGVVSRSVRDTAAMLDVLAGGEPSGPFLPSVPPDTYLSQVGADPGRLRIGVCSTSGINPDPHSEAVAAVDATAKVLGDLGHDVEILDRQPFDDLALARDFLLTWFVYLAWEMDDAKRRSGCSDSDFEVDTRVMAALGRAHSGVEYVDAVMRRHDHVRKLSAYFDKHDLLMTPTLAEPPPRIGAFDTPRPARMAAAALLRTRTAGLLRHAPLVDNMIQDNLSWVPYTQLANLTGRPALSLPLHWTPQGIPMGVQFTAQLGGEAMLLRLAGHLEQAMPWGQRWADLSPTASSV is encoded by the coding sequence ATGCGCTTTGATGAGTATCAGGATTTCGATGCACTCGGACTCGCTCAACTCGTCAAAGACGGTGACGTGACGGCCGGCGAGCTCCTCGATATCGCGCAGCAGCGGGCACATGAGGTGAACCCTCAGATCAACGCAATCGTCCGCTTCATGAACTCACAGGCCGAAGATCACGTTGTCGATGAACGGGCGGGCCCATTCAGCGGCGTCCCGTTCCTGATCAAGGACCTGGCTCAGGACTATCGTGGCCTTCCGAGCAGCAGCGGCTCGCGATCACTCGCAAACGTTCTCGCGAGCGAGCATTCCACCGTGGTCCAGCGATGGCTCGACGCCGGACTCGTCATCTTCGGCAAGACCAACACCCCCGAGTTCGGCGCCAGGGGAATCACCGAGCCCGAACTGTTCGGGCCCGCGCGCAACCCATGGGATCTGACCCGGACACCTGGAGGTTCGTCGGGCGGATCCGCCGCGGCTGTTGCTGCCGGCATTGTTCCGGTCGCCGGTGCCAACGACGGCGGTGGCTCTATCCGGATCCCGGCCGCCTGCTGCGGACTCGTCGGTCTCAAGCCGGGCCGCGGGCTCCTCCCCATGGGTCCAGCCATCGGTGAGGCAATGCACGGCGCCGCCGCACAAGGCGTTGTCTCCCGCTCGGTACGGGATACTGCGGCGATGCTCGATGTACTCGCCGGGGGCGAGCCGAGCGGCCCGTTCCTGCCTTCCGTCCCGCCTGACACCTACCTCTCACAGGTGGGTGCCGATCCCGGACGGCTACGAATCGGCGTCTGCTCCACATCGGGCATCAATCCCGATCCCCATTCAGAAGCGGTGGCGGCGGTCGACGCCACCGCGAAAGTTCTTGGCGACCTCGGACACGACGTGGAGATCCTGGACCGGCAGCCGTTCGACGACCTGGCGTTGGCCCGCGACTTCCTGCTGACCTGGTTTGTGTACCTGGCTTGGGAAATGGACGACGCCAAGCGCCGATCCGGTTGCAGCGACTCCGATTTCGAAGTCGACACGCGTGTGATGGCCGCGCTGGGGCGAGCCCACAGCGGTGTCGAGTACGTCGATGCGGTCATGCGCCGACACGACCATGTACGAAAGTTGTCAGCGTACTTCGACAAGCATGACCTGCTGATGACGCCAACGCTGGCCGAGCCTCCGCCACGCATCGGGGCGTTCGACACTCCCCGCCCAGCGCGCATGGCGGCGGCCGCTCTTCTGAGAACTCGTACAGCCGGCCTTCTGCGGCATGCCCCGTTGGTGGACAACATGATCCAGGACAACCTCAGTTGGGTGCCCTACACACAATTGGCGAACCTGACCGGGCGTCCCGCGCTGTCGCTACCACTCCACTGGACCCCGCAAGGCATTCCGATGGGTGTGCAGTTCACCGCTCAGCTCGGTGGTGAAGCCATGCTCCTGCGTCTCGCAGGACACCTCGAACAAGCCATGCCCTGGGGACAGCGCTGGGCCGACCTCTCCCCCACAGCTAGCTCCGTGTGA